The following are encoded in a window of Athene noctua chromosome 29, bAthNoc1.hap1.1, whole genome shotgun sequence genomic DNA:
- the UFC1 gene encoding ubiquitin-fold modifier-conjugating enzyme 1, translating to MAEEAARRAVAELPLLRTAAGPRDREGWAPRLKEEYRALIQYVENNKRADNDWFRLESNAEGTRWSGRCWYIHELLKYEFAIEFDIPVTYPATAPEIAIPELDGKTAKMYRGGKICLSDHFKPLWARNVPKFGLAHLMALGLGPWLAVEIPDLVAKGIVQHKEK from the exons ATGGCggaggaggcggcgcggcgggcggtggcggagctgccgctgctgcggacggcggcggggccgcgggacCGGGAGGGTTGGGCGCCGCGGCTGAAGGAGGAGTACCGGGCCCTCATCCAG TACGTGGAGAACAACAAACGCGCCGACAACGACTGGTTCCGCCTGGAGTCCAACGCCGAGGGCACGCG GTGGTCCGGGCGGTGCTGGTACATCCACGAGCTGCTCAAGTACGAGTTCGCCATCGAGTTTGAC ATCCCGGTGACCTACCCCGCCACCGCCCCCGAGATCGCCATCCCCGAGCTGGACGGGAAGACGGCCAAGATGTAcag gGGCGGCAAGATCTGCCTCAGCGACCACTTCAAGCCCCTGTGGGCCAGGAACGTCCCCAAATTCGGTTTGGCCCATCTGATGGCGTTGGGG CTCGGCCCCTGGCTGGCCGTGGAGATCCCCGACCTGGTCGCCAAAGGCATCGTCCAGCACAAGGAGAAGTGA
- the APOA2 gene encoding apolipoprotein A-II, translating to MRRGRPPQRPLPPTCLPRLWRGPARPPGPRGGSCPGGYKQPPRGHPQPRAPGVLPRPPSPAEMKLLAAALLLPLLCAGRLQAAVVRREAAETIPAAPEAEPDVNDYISRYFPLFSVFTKDLPQRLQAEELRSQAEAYFDRANKQLAPLAQELRSNIVNLFSSVLDLGKGEGQA from the exons ATGAGGAGGGGCCGTCCCCCGCAGCGACCCTTACCCCCGACGTGTTTACCCAGGCTGTGGCGGGGGCCGGCACGGCCCCCTGGGCCCAGGGGCGGGAGCTGCCCCGGGGGATATAAGCAGCCCCCGagggggcacccacagccccgtGCCCCCGGAGTCCTGCCCAG gccccccagccccgccgagATGAAGCTGCTGGCGGctgcgctgctgctgccgctgctctgCGCCGGCCGCCTCCAGGCCGCCGTGGTGAGGCGCGAGGCCGCGGAAACAATCCCCGCCGCCCCCGAGGCCGAGCCGGACGTCAACGACTACATCAGCCGCTACTTCCCGCTCTTCTCTGTCTTCACCAAGGATCTGCCCCAGCGGCTGCAGGCGGAGGAGCTGCGCAGCCAGGCCGA GGCCTACTTCGACCGGGCCAACAAGCAGCTGGCGCCGCTGGCCCAGGAGCTGCGGAGCAACATCGTCAACCTCTTCTCCTCCGTGCTGGACCTGGGCAAGGGCGAGGGGCAGGCCTGA
- the TOMM40L gene encoding mitochondrial import receptor subunit TOM40B isoform X2, whose amino-acid sequence MGNALRPAAPRAPRRGEPLGSPGSFDELHRRCKEVFPQQMEGVKLIVNKTLSSHFQVTHTVHMSTLGPSSYHFNATFVGDRQLGPTEAFPTLVGDMDNSGSLNAQVLQLVAERIRTKAVFQTHQAKFVTWQFDGEYRGDDCTATLTLGNPDLLSESVILVAHFLQSVTPRLVLGGEMVYHRRPGEEGAILTLAGKYTAPKWVATLNVGYGGAHASYYHRANEQVGVELEANTRLQDTTFAFGYQLNLPQANMVFRGLLDSNWSVGGVLEKKLPPLPVTLALGAFLNHWKNRFHCGFSVIVG is encoded by the exons atgGGCAACGCGctgcgccccgccgcgccccgcgccccgcgtCGGGGGGAGCcgctgggcagccccggcagcTTCGATGAGCTGCATCGGCGCTGCAAag AGGTTTTCCCGCAGCAGATGGAGGGGGTGAAGCTGATCGTCAACAAGACCCTGAGCAGCCACTTCCAG GTGACACACACGGTTCACATGAGCACTCTCGGCCCCTCCAGTTACCACTTCAACGCCACCTTCGTGGGGGACCGGCAGCTTGGCCCCACCGAG gccTTCCCCACGCTGGTCGGGGACATGGACAACAGCGGCAGCCTCAACGCCCAAGTGCTGCAGCTGGTGGCCGAGCGCATCCGCACCAAAGCCGTCTTCCAG ACGCACCAGGCCAAGTTCGTGACGTGGCAGTTCGACGGCGAGTACCGGGGGGACGACTGCACCGCCACGCTCACGCTGGGCAACCCCGACCTCCTCAGCGAGTCCG TGATCCTGGTGGCCCATTTCCTCCAGAGCGTCACCCCCCGCCTGGTGCTGGGCGGGGAGATGGTTTATCACCGCCGGCCGGGGGAGGAGGGAGCCATCCTGACGCTGGCGGGCAAGTACACGG CTCCCAAGTGGGTGGCGACGCTGAACGTGGGGTACGGCGGGGCCCACGCCAGCTACTACCACCGAGCCAACGAGCAG GTTGGGGTGGAGCTGGAGGCCAACACGCGGCTGCAGGACACCACCTTTGCCTTTGGCTACCAGCTGAACCTGCCACAAGCCAACATGGTCTTCAGAG GGCTTCTGGACAGTAATTGGAGCGTCGGGGGGGTGCTGGAGAAGAAGCTGCCCCCCCTGCCCGTCACCCTGGCTCTGGGCGCCTTCCTCAACCACTGGAAGAACCGTTTCCACTGCGGCTTCAGCGTCATCGTGGGCTGA
- the TOMM40L gene encoding mitochondrial import receptor subunit TOM40B isoform X1 — protein MGNALRPAAPRAPRRGEPLGSPGSFDELHRRCKEVFPQQMEGVKLIVNKTLSSHFQVTHTVHMSTLGPSSYHFNATFVGDRQLGPTEAFPTLVGDMDNSGSLNAQVLQLVAERIRTKAVFQTHQAKFVTWQFDGEYRGDDCTATLTLGNPDLLSESVILVAHFLQSVTPRLVLGGEMVYHRRPGEEGAILTLAGKYTAPKWVATLNVGYGGAHASYYHRANEQVQVGVELEANTRLQDTTFAFGYQLNLPQANMVFRGLLDSNWSVGGVLEKKLPPLPVTLALGAFLNHWKNRFHCGFSVIVG, from the exons atgGGCAACGCGctgcgccccgccgcgccccgcgccccgcgtCGGGGGGAGCcgctgggcagccccggcagcTTCGATGAGCTGCATCGGCGCTGCAAag AGGTTTTCCCGCAGCAGATGGAGGGGGTGAAGCTGATCGTCAACAAGACCCTGAGCAGCCACTTCCAG GTGACACACACGGTTCACATGAGCACTCTCGGCCCCTCCAGTTACCACTTCAACGCCACCTTCGTGGGGGACCGGCAGCTTGGCCCCACCGAG gccTTCCCCACGCTGGTCGGGGACATGGACAACAGCGGCAGCCTCAACGCCCAAGTGCTGCAGCTGGTGGCCGAGCGCATCCGCACCAAAGCCGTCTTCCAG ACGCACCAGGCCAAGTTCGTGACGTGGCAGTTCGACGGCGAGTACCGGGGGGACGACTGCACCGCCACGCTCACGCTGGGCAACCCCGACCTCCTCAGCGAGTCCG TGATCCTGGTGGCCCATTTCCTCCAGAGCGTCACCCCCCGCCTGGTGCTGGGCGGGGAGATGGTTTATCACCGCCGGCCGGGGGAGGAGGGAGCCATCCTGACGCTGGCGGGCAAGTACACGG CTCCCAAGTGGGTGGCGACGCTGAACGTGGGGTACGGCGGGGCCCACGCCAGCTACTACCACCGAGCCAACGAGCAG GTGCAGGTTGGGGTGGAGCTGGAGGCCAACACGCGGCTGCAGGACACCACCTTTGCCTTTGGCTACCAGCTGAACCTGCCACAAGCCAACATGGTCTTCAGAG GGCTTCTGGACAGTAATTGGAGCGTCGGGGGGGTGCTGGAGAAGAAGCTGCCCCCCCTGCCCGTCACCCTGGCTCTGGGCGCCTTCCTCAACCACTGGAAGAACCGTTTCCACTGCGGCTTCAGCGTCATCGTGGGCTGA
- the TOMM40L gene encoding mitochondrial import receptor subunit TOM40B isoform X3: MGNALRPAAPRAPRRGEPLGSPGSFDELHRRCKEVFPQQMEGVKLIVNKTLSSHFQVTHTVHMSTLGPSSYHFNATFVGDRQLGPTETHQAKFVTWQFDGEYRGDDCTATLTLGNPDLLSESVILVAHFLQSVTPRLVLGGEMVYHRRPGEEGAILTLAGKYTAPKWVATLNVGYGGAHASYYHRANEQVQVGVELEANTRLQDTTFAFGYQLNLPQANMVFRGLLDSNWSVGGVLEKKLPPLPVTLALGAFLNHWKNRFHCGFSVIVG, from the exons atgGGCAACGCGctgcgccccgccgcgccccgcgccccgcgtCGGGGGGAGCcgctgggcagccccggcagcTTCGATGAGCTGCATCGGCGCTGCAAag AGGTTTTCCCGCAGCAGATGGAGGGGGTGAAGCTGATCGTCAACAAGACCCTGAGCAGCCACTTCCAG GTGACACACACGGTTCACATGAGCACTCTCGGCCCCTCCAGTTACCACTTCAACGCCACCTTCGTGGGGGACCGGCAGCTTGGCCCCACCGAG ACGCACCAGGCCAAGTTCGTGACGTGGCAGTTCGACGGCGAGTACCGGGGGGACGACTGCACCGCCACGCTCACGCTGGGCAACCCCGACCTCCTCAGCGAGTCCG TGATCCTGGTGGCCCATTTCCTCCAGAGCGTCACCCCCCGCCTGGTGCTGGGCGGGGAGATGGTTTATCACCGCCGGCCGGGGGAGGAGGGAGCCATCCTGACGCTGGCGGGCAAGTACACGG CTCCCAAGTGGGTGGCGACGCTGAACGTGGGGTACGGCGGGGCCCACGCCAGCTACTACCACCGAGCCAACGAGCAG GTGCAGGTTGGGGTGGAGCTGGAGGCCAACACGCGGCTGCAGGACACCACCTTTGCCTTTGGCTACCAGCTGAACCTGCCACAAGCCAACATGGTCTTCAGAG GGCTTCTGGACAGTAATTGGAGCGTCGGGGGGGTGCTGGAGAAGAAGCTGCCCCCCCTGCCCGTCACCCTGGCTCTGGGCGCCTTCCTCAACCACTGGAAGAACCGTTTCCACTGCGGCTTCAGCGTCATCGTGGGCTGA
- the TOMM40L gene encoding mitochondrial import receptor subunit TOM40B isoform X6 yields MGNALRPAAPRAPRRGEPLGSPGSFDELHRRCKEVFPQQMEGVKLIVNKTLSSHFQTHQAKFVTWQFDGEYRGDDCTATLTLGNPDLLSESVILVAHFLQSVTPRLVLGGEMVYHRRPGEEGAILTLAGKYTAPKWVATLNVGYGGAHASYYHRANEQVQVGVELEANTRLQDTTFAFGYQLNLPQANMVFRGLLDSNWSVGGVLEKKLPPLPVTLALGAFLNHWKNRFHCGFSVIVG; encoded by the exons atgGGCAACGCGctgcgccccgccgcgccccgcgccccgcgtCGGGGGGAGCcgctgggcagccccggcagcTTCGATGAGCTGCATCGGCGCTGCAAag AGGTTTTCCCGCAGCAGATGGAGGGGGTGAAGCTGATCGTCAACAAGACCCTGAGCAGCCACTTCCAG ACGCACCAGGCCAAGTTCGTGACGTGGCAGTTCGACGGCGAGTACCGGGGGGACGACTGCACCGCCACGCTCACGCTGGGCAACCCCGACCTCCTCAGCGAGTCCG TGATCCTGGTGGCCCATTTCCTCCAGAGCGTCACCCCCCGCCTGGTGCTGGGCGGGGAGATGGTTTATCACCGCCGGCCGGGGGAGGAGGGAGCCATCCTGACGCTGGCGGGCAAGTACACGG CTCCCAAGTGGGTGGCGACGCTGAACGTGGGGTACGGCGGGGCCCACGCCAGCTACTACCACCGAGCCAACGAGCAG GTGCAGGTTGGGGTGGAGCTGGAGGCCAACACGCGGCTGCAGGACACCACCTTTGCCTTTGGCTACCAGCTGAACCTGCCACAAGCCAACATGGTCTTCAGAG GGCTTCTGGACAGTAATTGGAGCGTCGGGGGGGTGCTGGAGAAGAAGCTGCCCCCCCTGCCCGTCACCCTGGCTCTGGGCGCCTTCCTCAACCACTGGAAGAACCGTTTCCACTGCGGCTTCAGCGTCATCGTGGGCTGA
- the TOMM40L gene encoding mitochondrial import receptor subunit TOM40B isoform X4: protein MGNALRPAAPRAPRRGEPLGSPGSFDELHRRCKEVFPQQMEGVKLIVNKTLSSHFQVTHTVHMSTLGPSSYHFNATFVGDRQLGPTEAFPTLVGDMDNSGSLNAQVLQLVAERIRTKAVFQTHQAKFVTWQFDGEYRGDDCTATLTLGNPDLLSESERHPPPGAGRGDGLSPPAGGGGSHPDAGGQVHGSQVGGDAERGVRRGPRQLLPPSQRAGAGWGGAGGQHAAAGHHLCLWLPAEPATSQHGLQRASGQ, encoded by the exons atgGGCAACGCGctgcgccccgccgcgccccgcgccccgcgtCGGGGGGAGCcgctgggcagccccggcagcTTCGATGAGCTGCATCGGCGCTGCAAag AGGTTTTCCCGCAGCAGATGGAGGGGGTGAAGCTGATCGTCAACAAGACCCTGAGCAGCCACTTCCAG GTGACACACACGGTTCACATGAGCACTCTCGGCCCCTCCAGTTACCACTTCAACGCCACCTTCGTGGGGGACCGGCAGCTTGGCCCCACCGAG gccTTCCCCACGCTGGTCGGGGACATGGACAACAGCGGCAGCCTCAACGCCCAAGTGCTGCAGCTGGTGGCCGAGCGCATCCGCACCAAAGCCGTCTTCCAG ACGCACCAGGCCAAGTTCGTGACGTGGCAGTTCGACGGCGAGTACCGGGGGGACGACTGCACCGCCACGCTCACGCTGGGCAACCCCGACCTCCTCAGCGAGTCCG AGCGTCACCCCCCGCCTGGTGCTGGGCGGGGAGATGGTTTATCACCGCCGGCCGGGGGAGGAGGGAGCCATCCTGACGCTGGCGGGCAAGTACACGG CTCCCAAGTGGGTGGCGACGCTGAACGTGGGGTACGGCGGGGCCCACGCCAGCTACTACCACCGAGCCAACGAGCAG GTGCAGGTTGGGGTGGAGCTGGAGGCCAACACGCGGCTGCAGGACACCACCTTTGCCTTTGGCTACCAGCTGAACCTGCCACAAGCCAACATGGTCTTCAGAG GGCTTCTGGACAGTAA
- the TOMM40L gene encoding mitochondrial import receptor subunit TOM40B isoform X5, with amino-acid sequence MGNALRPAAPRAPRRGEPLGSPGSFDELHRRCKEVFPQQMEGVKLIVNKTLSSHFQVTHTVHMSTLGPSSYHFNATFVGDRQLGPTEAFPTLVGDMDNSGSLNAQVLQLVAERIRTKAVFQTHQAKFVTWQFDGEYRGDDCTATLTLGNPDLLSESERHPPPGAGRGDGLSPPAGGGGSHPDAGGQVHGSQVGGDAERGVRRGPRQLLPPSQRAGWGGAGGQHAAAGHHLCLWLPAEPATSQHGLQRASGQ; translated from the exons atgGGCAACGCGctgcgccccgccgcgccccgcgccccgcgtCGGGGGGAGCcgctgggcagccccggcagcTTCGATGAGCTGCATCGGCGCTGCAAag AGGTTTTCCCGCAGCAGATGGAGGGGGTGAAGCTGATCGTCAACAAGACCCTGAGCAGCCACTTCCAG GTGACACACACGGTTCACATGAGCACTCTCGGCCCCTCCAGTTACCACTTCAACGCCACCTTCGTGGGGGACCGGCAGCTTGGCCCCACCGAG gccTTCCCCACGCTGGTCGGGGACATGGACAACAGCGGCAGCCTCAACGCCCAAGTGCTGCAGCTGGTGGCCGAGCGCATCCGCACCAAAGCCGTCTTCCAG ACGCACCAGGCCAAGTTCGTGACGTGGCAGTTCGACGGCGAGTACCGGGGGGACGACTGCACCGCCACGCTCACGCTGGGCAACCCCGACCTCCTCAGCGAGTCCG AGCGTCACCCCCCGCCTGGTGCTGGGCGGGGAGATGGTTTATCACCGCCGGCCGGGGGAGGAGGGAGCCATCCTGACGCTGGCGGGCAAGTACACGG CTCCCAAGTGGGTGGCGACGCTGAACGTGGGGTACGGCGGGGCCCACGCCAGCTACTACCACCGAGCCAACGAGCAG GTTGGGGTGGAGCTGGAGGCCAACACGCGGCTGCAGGACACCACCTTTGCCTTTGGCTACCAGCTGAACCTGCCACAAGCCAACATGGTCTTCAGAG GGCTTCTGGACAGTAA
- the NR1I3 gene encoding nuclear receptor subfamily 1 group I member 3, producing the protein MRPVPACRSVTQVQGSNSTGLWLGDVRDEQGPGVPSLRGTGGHRVPGTSTDGHRPPSGASWGRLCPRCGHPGLGAVTCVPAMSVSSPSDAEGSPCPLPRGPGGEEAEEEKVCAVCGDRATGYHFHVMTCEGCKGFFRRSINKGVRFTCPFARSCPVTKAKRRQCQACRLQKCLDVGMRKDMIMSEEALQQRRALRGQRRVARDPPAGLTAEQQELIDILIAAHQRTFDSSFSQFTHYWVSGDPLGPSRPRGRPGLALTPWPLQPAVRLYVPSPQPQSPLEPPALQPDCLDEDVLPDVFSMLPHFADLSTFMIQQVISFAKEIPVFRTLPIDDQISLLKGATLEICQIQFNTVFNAETKAWECGQHCYTIQDGALAGFQQIYLEPLLKFHISLKKLQLHEAEYVLLQAMRLFSPDHAGVAQRDVIDQFQEKVALTLKSYIDHRHPMPGGRFLYAKLLLLLTELQTLKMENTRQILHIQDLSSMTPLLSEIIS; encoded by the exons atgCGGCCTGTCCCCGCCTGCCGCAGCGTCACTCAAGTTCAAGGTTCAAACTCCACGGGGCTCTGGCTGGGAGACGTCAGGGACGAGCAGGGGCCGGGTGTCCCCTCACTGCGTGGCACCGGTGGGCACCGGGTCCCAGGTACCAGCACCGATGGGCACCGGCCACCTTCGGGGGCGTCATGGGGGCG GCTCTGTCCTCGCTGCGGCCACCCCGGTCTGGGTGCTGTCACCTGCGTCCCAGCCATGTCCGTGTCGAGCCCCTCGGACGCGGAGGGCAGCCCCTGCCCGTTGCCACGCGGCCCCGggggggaggaggcggaggaggagaagGTCTGCGCCGTCTGCGGGGACCGCGCCACCGGGTACCACTTCCACGTCATGACCTGCGAGGGCTGCAAGGGCTTCTTCAG ACGCTCCATCAACAAGGGCGTCCGCTTCACCTGCCCCTTCGCCCGGAGCTGCCCCGTCACCAAGGCCAAGCGGCGGCAGTGCCAGGCCTGTCGCCTCCAGAAGTGCCTCGATGTGGGCATGCGGAAGGACA TGATCATGTCGGAGGAAGCGCTGCAGCAGCGGCGGGCACTgcgggggcagcggcgggtgGCGCGGGACCCGCCGGCGGGGCTGACGGCGGAGCAGCAGGAGCTCATCGACATCCTGATCGCGGCCCACCAGCGCACCTTCGACTCCAGCTTCTCCCAGTTCACACACTACTGGGTGAGCGGGGACCCCCTGGGGCCCAGCCGTCCCCGCGGGCGCCCCGGCCTGGCGCTGACGCCCTGGCCGCTGCAGCCCGCCGTGCGCCTCTACGTGCCCAGCCCGCAGCCGCAGAGCCCCCTGGAGCCGCCGGCCCTGCAGCCCGACTGCCTGGACGAGGACGTGCTGCCCGACGTCTTCTCCATGCTGCCCCACTTCGCCGACCTCAGCACCTTCATGATCCAGCAGGTCATCAGCTTTGCCAAGGAGATCCCGGTGTTCag gacTTTGCCCATCGACGACCAGATCTCGCTGCTGAAAGGGGCGACCCTGGAGATCTGCCAGATCCAGTTCAACACAGTCTTCAACGCAGAGACCAAGGCCTGGGAGTGCGGGCAGCACTGCTACACCATCCAGGACGGAGCACTGG CCGGGTTCCAGCAGATCTACCTGGAGCCGCTGCTCAAGTTCCACATCAGCCTCAAGAAGCTGCAGCTGCACGAGGCCGAGTACGTGCTGCTCCAGGCCATGCGGCTCTTCTCGCCAG ACCACGCTGGTGTCGCCCAGCGGGACGTCATCGACCAGTTCCAGGAGAAGGTGGCGCTGACGCTCAAGAGCTACATCGACCACCGGCACCCCATGCCCGGGGGCAG GTTTCTCTacgcaaagctgctgctgctgctgacggAGCTGCAGACGCTGAAGATGGAGAACACGCGGCAGATCCTCCACATCCAGGACCTCTCCTCCATGACGCCACTGCTCTCCGAAATCATCAGCTGA
- the PCP4L1 gene encoding Purkinje cell protein 4-like protein 1, giving the protein MSGRSPHEAPSAAEAPGGQEEAKAGDPKKVEEEEIDIDLSAPETEKAALAIQGKFRRFQKRKKESGP; this is encoded by the exons ATGAGCGGG CGCAGCCCCCACGAAGCCCCCTCCGCGGCGGAGGCCCCCGGCGGGCAGGAGGAAG CCAAAGCTGGTGACCCCaagaaggtggaggaggaggagatcgACATCGACCTGAGCGCGCCCGAGACGGAGAAAGCCGCGCTCGCCATCCAGGGGAAATTCCGCCGCTTCCAGAAGCGGAAGAAGGAGTCGGGGCCCTGA